One part of the Salvelinus sp. IW2-2015 linkage group LG28, ASM291031v2, whole genome shotgun sequence genome encodes these proteins:
- the snapc1a gene encoding snRNA-activating protein complex subunit 1a, protein MPNGKAKDRFLKPLVADYEELLGRFQQTESVRFEEFTAVWRNMGFSSVFYGSLAGNEMREFCHLTLTMAFNYFLPPYSFQIRVGGLYLLYGLYHTQLASPKEKIRIALKDWEQIQKFYQDSVNSQHYDAVYIIRKLIAENAVLYTAMPQMLTFRVKKKSQHHKVCEEFRDRPERVKDLISTDMLLEVANIQGHYERLKASVLERSSIAVTKQDLPARLHSCVLEFLHWQDRHENRGDADHLVYAEEKAQQVESSNRAQLLASIKTKSYGCLAEASKSRRHRQVQMDTSISGTGYIKEAPKYHKSRAPSLRARTYKKLCGEGDEQKIQYWLLSAAEEDKTALKRQKRKHSFRW, encoded by the exons ATGCCGAATG GTAAAGCGAAGGATCGTTTTCTGAAGCCACTTGTAGCAGACTACGAGGAACTGCTGGGTCGTTTCCAACAGACGGAATCTGTGCGGTTTGAGGAATTTACTGCTGTTTGGAGAAACATGGGCTTCTCAAGTGTATTTTA CGGTTCACTTGCTGGTAATGAGATGAGGGAATTCTGCCACCTAACCCTGACCATGGCCTTCAACTACTTCTTGCCCCCATATAGCTTCCAGATCAGAGTGGGGGGTCTGTACCTTCTCTATGGCCTATACCACACACAGCTCGCTTCACCTAAAGAGAAG ATCAGGATTGCCCTGAAGGACTGGGAGCAGATTCAGAAGTTTTACCAGGATTCGGTGAATTCGCAGCACTATGATGCAGTTTACATTATCAGGAAGCTAATAGCTGAGAATGCTGTCCTTTACACTGCCATGCCTCAAATG TTGACCTTCCGTGTGAAGAAGAAGTCCCAGCATCACAAGGTGTGCGAGGAGTTCCGTGACCGACCGGAAAGGGTCAAAGACCTCATCTCTACAGATATGCTACTA GAGGTGGCTAACATTCAGGGTCACTATGAGCGGCTGAAGGCATCCGTCTTAGAGAGGTCATCCATTGCGGTGACCAAACAGGACCTGCCGGCCCGCTTGCACAGCTGTGTGCTTGAGTTCCTCCACTGGCAGGACAGGCATGAG AACCGTGGAGATGCAGACCACTTGGTTTATGCTGAGGAAAAAGCCCAGCAGGTCGAG TCTTCCAATAGGGCACAGCTTCTGGCATCCATCAAGACAAAATCATACGGGTGTCTTGCAGAG GCCTCGAAGTCACGGCGGCATCGCCAGGTGCAGATGGACACATCCATTTCTGGAACAGGCTACATTAAAGAGGCCCCCAAATATCACAAAAGTAGGGCTCCATCACTCAGGGCCCGAACCTACAAGAAACTCTGTGGGGAAG